The following proteins are co-located in the Sphingobacteriales bacterium genome:
- a CDS encoding acetyl-CoA carboxylase biotin carboxyl carrier protein subunit — translation MQQVKPEFFHLILDDTSYKTLPIRKYTSRKKYQRKDDSLINAIIPGIIGKIYVKEGDEVHHGDKLLELEAMKMYNQILSPLNGKVKKISVASGDKVTKDQLLIEIEPFTANE, via the coding sequence ATGCAGCAGGTTAAGCCGGAGTTTTTTCACCTGATCCTTGACGATACCTCATACAAGACCCTTCCAATAAGAAAATACACCAGCCGTAAAAAATATCAAAGGAAAGACGATAGTCTGATAAATGCCATTATTCCCGGTATTATTGGTAAAATCTATGTTAAAGAAGGAGATGAGGTACATCATGGAGATAAGCTCCTCGAGCTGGAAGCCATGAAAATGTATAATCAGATTTTATCTCCTCTGAACGGAAAAGTAAAAAAAATCAGTGTGGCTTCAGGTGATAAAGTCACAAAAGACCAGCTTCTTATTGAAATTGAGCCATTTACAGCTAATGAATAA